One part of the Bacillota bacterium genome encodes these proteins:
- a CDS encoding S41 family peptidase, translated as MFNNRKHLLTLLLGVFLLVGVAGYTTASEVIPLKTLFGEQSQSTGWEKLQEVIDIIQKRYVDRVDIDKVIDGAVAGAVRSLGDPYSDYFTPREWQDFIIRARGNYSGVGLTIGVKDKYIIVIAPVKGSPAARAGIKAGDRILKVDGKEMYDVSSDKAAEMIRGAAGTQVILTILPASGGNPVDHVLTRENIIMTSVEHRMVADNVGYIELSQFGDNAFIETKAALESLKENGARAFILDLRGNPGGLLDECVRIAELFVPEGPIVSVVDKDGKKDIKSSSSTGLGLPLVVLVDGGSASASEIVAGAVQDRKVGTIIGTKTFGKGLVQTLLNLREGSGLRLTTARYYTPSGRSIHGTGIEPDIIVKSLDQSGYEPLKISRNLGRMSIGLDVLALQQRLNHLGYKLEEDGIYGPATAGAVVSFQRANGFLATGTADSRTIAKVNEALSKAAHDDDPQLKMAIDVIRTKM; from the coding sequence GTGTTCAACAATCGAAAGCATCTTTTGACCCTGTTGCTCGGCGTCTTCCTTCTGGTAGGCGTCGCCGGGTATACCACAGCCTCGGAGGTCATCCCGCTCAAGACGCTGTTTGGCGAGCAGTCGCAGTCGACCGGCTGGGAGAAGCTCCAGGAAGTCATAGACATCATACAAAAGCGGTATGTCGACCGCGTGGACATCGACAAGGTCATCGATGGCGCCGTTGCAGGCGCGGTCCGCTCCCTGGGAGATCCCTATTCGGACTACTTCACACCGCGCGAATGGCAGGACTTCATCATCAGGGCTCGTGGCAACTACTCCGGGGTTGGCCTGACTATCGGGGTCAAGGACAAGTACATCATCGTGATCGCCCCGGTCAAGGGGTCGCCCGCTGCACGCGCGGGGATCAAGGCAGGCGACAGGATCCTGAAGGTAGACGGCAAGGAGATGTACGACGTATCGTCCGACAAAGCGGCCGAGATGATCCGGGGTGCTGCCGGAACACAGGTCATACTCACGATCCTGCCCGCGTCCGGTGGAAACCCGGTTGACCACGTTTTGACTCGCGAGAACATTATCATGACATCCGTCGAACACCGGATGGTAGCCGACAATGTAGGGTATATCGAATTGAGCCAGTTTGGGGACAACGCATTCATAGAAACGAAAGCGGCGCTCGAGTCGCTCAAGGAGAACGGCGCCAGGGCGTTCATCCTCGACCTCCGCGGGAACCCCGGCGGTCTGCTGGATGAATGCGTCAGGATAGCCGAACTGTTCGTGCCCGAAGGACCGATCGTTTCGGTGGTGGACAAGGATGGCAAAAAGGACATCAAGTCGTCGTCCTCTACCGGCCTCGGGCTGCCGCTCGTGGTGCTGGTGGACGGCGGTAGCGCGAGCGCCTCAGAGATAGTCGCCGGGGCGGTCCAGGACCGCAAGGTCGGGACAATCATAGGAACGAAGACGTTCGGAAAGGGACTCGTGCAGACCCTGCTCAACCTGCGTGAAGGGTCAGGCCTCAGGCTGACGACGGCTAGGTATTATACACCGTCGGGGAGGTCCATCCATGGCACCGGCATAGAGCCCGACATCATCGTGAAATCGCTGGACCAGAGCGGGTATGAGCCGTTGAAGATTTCCAGGAATTTGGGCAGAATGAGCATCGGGCTGGATGTACTTGCGCTCCAGCAGAGGCTCAATCACCTCGGGTACAAACTCGAGGAGGACGGCATCTACGGCCCGGCAACCGCGGGAGCTGTAGTGAGCTTCCAGAGGGCAAACGGCTTCCTGGCAACGGGGACCGCGGACTCCCGGACGATAGCGAAGGTCAACGAGGCGTTATCGAAGGCCGCGCACG
- a CDS encoding peptidoglycan DD-metalloendopeptidase family protein encodes MTVRLDRTSHTSHSVQPAPRRFSRFVCLVICVSLVLTALPGYARPVRAGELEDKREQLDRVNREIERYRQQIQRTRGQEKSLLTELKRLEQELEKAQNNLKYIEARLQSTQRAISETENGLKETEEELRKRNDLLKNRLKWLYKVGPIGYIEVILGAVDVQDLLSRFEMVRSIVKHDVSLATDIKQQEQEYRDKKEELEERRDELESLKGQVALKREQVTSRAADREQFLAQVKKERSEYEKALDELEELSEQLVEIIKDLQAKEGFRRIGPLNMLWPAKGAVTSRFGMRRHPILRTMRMHSGIDIGASRGSSVLAAEAGAVLHAGLLGGYGKAIIIDHGGGVSTLYAHCDTLLVSSGQVVDRGFVIGRVGSTGLSTGPHLHFEVRVNGAPNDPLKWLK; translated from the coding sequence TTGACCGTGAGGTTAGATCGGACAAGCCATACGAGTCATTCGGTTCAGCCGGCGCCACGCCGTTTCTCGAGGTTTGTGTGCCTCGTCATCTGCGTGTCCCTTGTCCTGACGGCATTGCCGGGGTACGCTCGGCCCGTGCGCGCGGGGGAACTCGAGGACAAGAGGGAGCAGCTCGACCGCGTGAACCGCGAGATCGAGCGTTACAGGCAGCAGATACAGCGTACCCGTGGTCAGGAAAAGAGCCTGCTGACCGAGCTGAAAAGGCTCGAGCAGGAGCTCGAGAAGGCCCAGAACAACCTGAAGTACATTGAGGCGCGACTGCAGTCCACGCAGAGGGCGATAAGCGAGACGGAAAACGGACTGAAGGAAACCGAGGAGGAGCTCCGCAAGAGGAACGACCTGCTGAAGAACCGCCTAAAATGGTTGTATAAGGTAGGGCCGATCGGTTATATCGAAGTAATCCTCGGCGCCGTCGATGTGCAGGACCTCCTGAGCCGGTTCGAGATGGTCAGGTCGATAGTGAAACACGATGTGTCGCTGGCCACCGACATCAAGCAGCAGGAACAGGAGTACAGGGATAAGAAGGAGGAGCTCGAAGAACGGCGGGATGAACTCGAGTCGCTGAAAGGGCAGGTGGCCCTCAAGAGGGAGCAGGTAACCTCCCGCGCGGCGGATAGGGAGCAGTTCCTCGCACAGGTCAAGAAGGAGCGCAGCGAGTACGAGAAGGCGCTGGACGAACTCGAGGAACTCTCCGAGCAACTGGTTGAGATAATCAAGGACTTGCAGGCGAAGGAGGGCTTCCGGCGCATCGGGCCCCTCAACATGTTGTGGCCGGCCAAGGGCGCCGTGACTTCGCGGTTCGGCATGAGGCGTCACCCGATATTGCGCACGATGCGCATGCACTCGGGTATCGACATAGGTGCGTCCCGCGGTAGCAGCGTTCTGGCGGCGGAGGCGGGCGCGGTATTACACGCCGGGTTGCTCGGCGGATACGGCAAGGCCATAATCATTGACCACGGCGGAGGGGTTTCGACCCTGTACGCCCACTGCGATACCTTGCTGGTGAGTTCGGGTCAAGTCGTGGACAGGGGATTCGTCATAGGACGGGTGGGCTCCACGGGCCTCAGTACGGGCCCCCACCTCCATTTCGAGGTCCGCGTCAACGGCGCGCCTAACGACCCACTCAAGTGGCTCAAGTAG
- a CDS encoding ABC transporter permease → MTPNSWGYAIREALRSIRRNSLMSLASISTVGLCLVCFAAVYIISVNLGNVARVLESQVEIRAFIAEGTDSKRVKEIETTIAGYAEVLSVKYVSKDEALRRLRQQFADQRDLLAGIEDANPLPASFEMTLKTPEKVKDVADAVSRLKGVESVSYKSEMVERLFLVTRALRLIGTGLVVALAVATVALVSNTIRLTLYARRKEIAIMKLVGATDGFIRAPFVFEGLLLGITGAGFAALLSRIGYLWLFVNVPKVLPFIPLVAPSPLVDALSMILVGAGAVMGAAGSGISIRRFMRI, encoded by the coding sequence ATGACGCCCAACAGCTGGGGCTACGCCATACGTGAGGCCCTCCGGAGCATCCGGAGGAACTCTCTAATGAGTCTTGCGTCGATCAGTACTGTCGGTTTGTGTCTGGTGTGCTTTGCTGCGGTTTACATCATCTCGGTCAATCTGGGCAACGTGGCGCGGGTACTGGAATCGCAGGTCGAGATACGCGCATTCATAGCGGAGGGCACCGACTCGAAGCGGGTCAAGGAGATCGAGACGACCATCGCCGGGTATGCGGAGGTGCTGTCGGTCAAGTATGTCAGCAAAGACGAGGCGCTCCGCCGGCTGCGCCAGCAATTCGCAGACCAGAGGGATCTCCTCGCCGGGATCGAGGACGCCAATCCGTTACCGGCGTCGTTCGAGATGACGCTGAAGACCCCCGAGAAGGTGAAGGACGTCGCGGACGCCGTGTCCAGGCTGAAGGGCGTCGAAAGCGTGTCCTACAAGAGCGAGATGGTGGAGCGGCTGTTCCTCGTGACGCGAGCCCTGCGGCTGATAGGCACGGGGCTCGTCGTGGCGCTTGCGGTCGCTACGGTGGCACTCGTGTCGAATACTATAAGACTCACGCTCTACGCCCGCAGGAAAGAGATCGCGATAATGAAGCTGGTCGGCGCGACGGACGGGTTCATCAGGGCGCCTTTCGTGTTCGAAGGGCTCCTGCTCGGAATAACGGGCGCTGGGTTCGCTGCGCTGTTGAGCCGGATCGGTTACCTGTGGTTGTTTGTGAATGTTCCCAAGGTGCTGCCTTTCATACCGCTTGTCGCTCCGAGCCCGCTCGTCGACGCGCTTTCTATGATCCTCGTCGGCGCGGGGGCGGTCATGGGGGCGGCGGGGAGCGGGATATCCATCAGGAGGTTTATGCGGATCTAG
- the ftsE gene encoding cell division ATP-binding protein FtsE, with product MIEFRQVTKAYPNNVVALSQVNLVIRKGEFVFVVGPSGAGKTTLTRLIYREELPTAGSVIFDGDDVTKLRTCDVPFLRRNIGVVFQDFKLLPDRNVFDNVAFALEVTGMSRREIRRRVPQALDAVGLKDKANAMPGQLSGGEQQRTALARAIINKPAVLIADEPTGNLDPTTSWGIVRLLEEINRWGTTVVMATHAQGIVNSMQKRVIAMSRGRVVRDDERGVYVNDAQQLGLRHT from the coding sequence TTGATCGAATTCAGGCAAGTCACAAAGGCATATCCAAACAACGTCGTCGCCCTGTCCCAGGTCAACCTCGTTATCCGGAAGGGCGAGTTCGTGTTTGTCGTGGGGCCGAGCGGCGCTGGGAAAACCACGCTGACGAGGCTCATCTACAGGGAGGAACTTCCCACCGCAGGCTCGGTCATTTTCGACGGCGACGACGTCACGAAACTCCGCACGTGCGACGTCCCGTTCCTCAGGCGAAACATCGGTGTGGTCTTCCAGGACTTCAAACTGCTCCCCGACCGCAACGTGTTCGACAACGTTGCGTTTGCCCTCGAGGTAACGGGCATGTCCAGGCGCGAGATAAGACGGCGCGTCCCGCAGGCGCTCGATGCGGTGGGCCTCAAGGACAAAGCCAACGCCATGCCCGGTCAGCTCTCGGGCGGGGAGCAGCAGAGGACCGCGCTCGCCCGCGCGATCATAAACAAGCCCGCCGTCCTCATCGCGGACGAGCCCACCGGCAATCTCGATCCCACCACGTCGTGGGGGATCGTGCGCCTGCTCGAGGAGATAAACAGGTGGGGCACCACAGTGGTGATGGCCACGCACGCCCAGGGCATCGTGAACAGCATGCAGAAGCGCGTGATCGCGATGTCGCGCGGCAGGGTCGTGCGGGACGACGAAAGAGGAGTCTACGTGAATGACGCCCAACAGCTGGGGCTACGCCATACGTGA
- the cobD gene encoding cobalamin biosynthesis protein CobD, producing MPVLIACLMDLALGDPPWLPHPVRLIGRLTARLEAVLRPRKPVPVWDLLGGTLLTLFVVGLSYAGAVGITGVASAIHPWFGRLVSACLIFTTIAFRSLKESAHGVHECLDAGNLPLARARTAMIVGRDTAGLDEAEIARAVVETVAENTVDAVVSPLFYAALGGAPAAVAYRAVNTLDSMVGYKNTRYLYFGRASARLDDLANFVPARIGAILIVMAAMLTRRDWRRAWRTLLRDGRNHPSPNSGQPEAAMSGAIGVRLGGLNYYGGKPSFRPYIGWDGSPALKGHIREATTLLSVASHAAAILAVAGEVIGAGLYGWL from the coding sequence ATGCCCGTGTTGATCGCTTGTCTAATGGACCTGGCCCTGGGAGATCCGCCCTGGCTGCCCCATCCGGTGCGCCTGATCGGCCGCCTGACGGCGCGGCTCGAGGCCGTCCTCCGTCCGAGGAAACCTGTCCCGGTCTGGGATCTGCTGGGCGGTACGCTCTTGACGCTATTCGTCGTCGGACTCTCATACGCCGGAGCGGTGGGGATCACCGGAGTCGCGTCGGCCATCCATCCGTGGTTCGGTCGGCTGGTTTCCGCCTGCCTGATATTCACCACGATAGCCTTCCGAAGCCTGAAGGAATCCGCACACGGAGTGCACGAGTGCCTTGACGCGGGAAACCTTCCACTCGCACGCGCCAGGACTGCTATGATAGTAGGGAGAGACACCGCCGGCCTGGATGAGGCGGAGATCGCCAGGGCTGTCGTGGAAACCGTCGCCGAGAACACGGTTGACGCGGTGGTTTCACCTCTCTTCTATGCAGCCCTGGGCGGGGCGCCGGCAGCGGTAGCCTACCGCGCAGTGAACACGCTTGATTCCATGGTTGGTTACAAGAACACGCGGTACCTCTATTTCGGTCGAGCCTCGGCGCGACTTGACGACCTGGCAAACTTCGTGCCCGCCAGGATCGGCGCCATCCTGATCGTGATGGCAGCCATGCTTACCCGGCGAGACTGGAGGCGCGCGTGGAGAACATTGCTCCGGGATGGCAGAAATCACCCCAGTCCCAACAGCGGGCAGCCCGAAGCCGCGATGTCCGGCGCCATCGGGGTCCGGCTGGGTGGGCTGAACTACTACGGGGGGAAGCCATCATTTCGGCCCTACATCGGATGGGATGGCTCGCCTGCGCTGAAAGGACACATCCGTGAGGCCACCACGCTTCTGAGTGTCGCCTCACATGCGGCCGCTATACTCGCGGTAGCCGGGGAGGTGATTGGGGCTGGCCTGTACGGATGGCTTTGA
- a CDS encoding GHMP kinase, whose translation MLVSCPIDVYSRVQVTVSLPPGTNARLATLSGQPGQQDHGTPGLPKARRAVWLSLARLGITDETVSLSINVSSPIPHGKGMGSSTADIAAAVAATFAAFGKRASPHDIAAIALSIEPTDGTMFRGIALFDHRQGRVTRHLGKPPGVDLLIVDPGGEVDTLEFNRNPHLPELNRKKEREVAEALCLVEQGVRNRDPRALGEGSTLSAKAHQAILPKPGLDLVLTAAKDTGGAGINVAHSGTVMGMLFDSRTVDLPEVETYVRRKLPWAAITSARLIGGGVKVVKTGEDHLSRREHTRCGAPVRAQA comes from the coding sequence TTGCTTGTCAGCTGCCCCATTGATGTTTACTCGCGAGTCCAGGTGACGGTGAGTCTACCGCCCGGGACCAATGCACGGCTAGCAACCCTCAGCGGTCAACCGGGCCAGCAAGACCACGGTACGCCCGGGTTGCCCAAGGCCCGCCGGGCGGTGTGGCTCTCGTTGGCCCGCCTGGGGATCACTGACGAAACAGTGAGTCTGAGCATCAACGTGTCCAGCCCGATTCCTCACGGTAAGGGTATGGGCAGCAGTACGGCCGATATAGCCGCGGCGGTCGCCGCCACTTTCGCCGCCTTCGGCAAGAGGGCCTCTCCTCACGACATTGCGGCCATCGCCTTGAGCATCGAGCCCACGGATGGGACCATGTTCAGGGGAATCGCGCTTTTCGACCACAGGCAGGGGCGGGTAACGCGTCACCTCGGAAAGCCACCGGGCGTGGACCTGCTCATAGTGGATCCCGGTGGGGAAGTAGACACACTCGAGTTCAACAGGAATCCCCATCTTCCGGAACTGAACAGGAAAAAGGAACGGGAAGTGGCTGAGGCGCTTTGCCTGGTAGAACAGGGTGTGAGGAACAGAGATCCACGGGCTCTTGGTGAAGGCTCCACTCTAAGTGCGAAGGCGCACCAGGCCATACTGCCGAAGCCCGGGCTTGACCTCGTCCTGACCGCTGCGAAGGACACCGGCGGCGCCGGAATTAACGTCGCCCACAGTGGCACCGTTATGGGGATGCTGTTCGACTCACGTACCGTTGATCTGCCCGAGGTGGAAACGTATGTGCGACGCAAGCTCCCGTGGGCGGCCATTACAAGTGCGAGGCTGATCGGCGGGGGCGTAAAGGTGGTGAAAACGGGTGAGGATCACCTCTCACGGCGGGAACACACTCGCTGCGGGGCGCCGGTACGGGCTCAGGCCTGA
- a CDS encoding threonine-phosphate decarboxylase — protein sequence MRITSHGGNTLAAGRRYGLRPEDFIDFSASINPIGPSARAIERIAGEIPSIARYPDPECSELVEELSRHLAVHRSHVLVGNGGAEVIFATMRALSPARTIIVAPTFSEYAHAAEALGIPVVRVLLSPENGFGLDPAVISATVSMGDAIVVCNPNNPTANLTNAETLGDLLRRTETAGAYLIVDEAFMEFVGDRAVYSMVPLTRYLRGLIVIGSLTKFYALPGLRIGYAVGCPELVDKITRQIPPWSVNSLAQAAAVESLRDKDYAEATLTFISSEREWFAGELAGIPGVIVWPPSANYILFEVRGLGLNATQLADHLGRRGILVRDCSAFEGLNEYYVRVAVLKREANLRLVEEIRRLSRRHTPVIKGC from the coding sequence GTGAGGATCACCTCTCACGGCGGGAACACACTCGCTGCGGGGCGCCGGTACGGGCTCAGGCCTGAGGACTTCATTGACTTCAGCGCGAGTATAAATCCAATCGGCCCTTCGGCCCGGGCGATCGAGAGGATCGCTGGGGAAATCCCTTCAATTGCCCGCTATCCCGACCCCGAGTGTTCGGAACTCGTCGAGGAGCTCTCCAGGCATCTCGCCGTCCACCGGTCGCACGTGCTGGTGGGGAACGGAGGCGCCGAGGTCATCTTCGCGACGATGCGCGCGCTCTCACCTGCTCGGACCATAATAGTGGCACCCACTTTCTCGGAGTACGCGCACGCGGCAGAAGCCCTGGGAATACCCGTCGTCAGGGTTCTGCTGTCACCGGAGAACGGCTTCGGTCTCGACCCCGCGGTGATATCGGCTACAGTCTCTATGGGAGACGCCATCGTCGTCTGTAATCCCAATAACCCCACGGCAAACCTCACGAACGCGGAAACGCTCGGCGATCTCCTCCGGAGGACCGAAACCGCCGGAGCCTACCTGATCGTCGACGAGGCGTTCATGGAGTTCGTGGGCGACAGGGCAGTGTACTCAATGGTTCCGCTCACACGCTACTTGCGGGGTCTCATCGTAATCGGGTCGCTGACCAAGTTTTACGCCCTTCCGGGGTTGAGGATAGGGTATGCCGTGGGCTGCCCCGAACTGGTGGATAAGATTACTCGCCAGATCCCCCCCTGGAGCGTTAATTCGCTGGCACAGGCGGCTGCTGTCGAGTCCCTGCGCGACAAGGACTATGCGGAGGCCACGCTTACGTTCATCTCGTCCGAAAGAGAGTGGTTCGCAGGCGAGCTGGCAGGCATTCCGGGGGTGATTGTCTGGCCTCCTTCCGCGAACTACATCCTGTTTGAGGTGCGGGGGTTGGGACTGAACGCGACTCAACTCGCCGACCACCTGGGTCGCAGGGGCATACTCGTGAGGGACTGTTCTGCGTTTGAGGGACTCAATGAGTATTACGTGCGGGTCGCCGTGCTGAAACGGGAGGCTAATCTCCGCCTGGTCGAGGAGATACGCCGGTTGTCCCGCCGGCATACGCCTGTTATCAAGGGCTGCTGA
- a CDS encoding ATP-binding cassette domain-containing protein codes for MFAVRIENFRYTYPGGERPALDVDSFAVHEGEFTLIVGGSGSGKSTLLRAIRGLVPVFHGGSVSGLVEVFGRPVSGSDPLSLAQAVGMVFQDPESQLFMTSVEREVAFGLQNLGWPTDSIGRCVAEALNYLGITHLRGARVTELSGGEKQKVALASVVAMQPRILLLDEPTSQLDPVAADDLVGLLKRINKDSGTTVIMTEQRLDRCFYAVDTVWLCDAGEVMGLGEPPEAARNLIERGVDSPSMARLFGEREGVGPLPLTVREGRDLLARNWTLPVAGSAGQAAEAAAGTDRGTPVTSRPAVVIELTGLTHLFDGERGIRPALSGIDLTVREGEFVAVLGENGAGKSTLLRVMAGLTKPSQGRVRVAEGDGGRGFSGVAWLSQNPNDHLTADTVREEVAASIDVPGSRPGGRVERVLDTLGLTRLLDCNPRDLSSGERERAAIAATIARSPRLLLLDEPTRGMDRGARQALLSLLRDAITGGASAVMVTHDVDMAAECASRVIVMSGGRIVADGPPRMVLDGALFYSPQVNRLFRHWVDGVISYGEALALLGEGWRS; via the coding sequence ATGTTTGCGGTGAGAATCGAAAACTTCAGATATACGTACCCCGGAGGCGAACGCCCCGCGCTGGACGTGGATTCGTTCGCGGTCCACGAGGGTGAGTTCACGCTCATCGTCGGGGGCTCGGGGAGCGGGAAGTCAACCCTGCTCAGGGCCATCCGCGGCCTCGTGCCGGTGTTTCACGGTGGCAGCGTGTCGGGGCTGGTCGAGGTGTTCGGCCGGCCGGTAAGCGGGAGCGACCCGCTTTCCCTCGCTCAGGCCGTGGGCATGGTGTTCCAGGACCCCGAGTCTCAGCTATTCATGACGAGCGTCGAACGCGAGGTGGCGTTCGGTCTCCAGAACCTCGGCTGGCCCACGGATTCGATCGGGCGGTGCGTGGCCGAGGCGCTCAACTACCTCGGAATAACACACCTCAGGGGCGCGCGCGTCACCGAACTTTCGGGAGGCGAGAAGCAAAAGGTGGCTCTCGCGTCGGTCGTCGCGATGCAGCCACGGATTCTCCTCCTCGACGAGCCAACGTCGCAGCTCGATCCCGTGGCTGCCGATGACCTGGTAGGCCTGCTCAAACGCATTAACAAGGATTCAGGGACCACCGTCATTATGACTGAGCAGCGCCTGGACAGGTGCTTTTATGCGGTGGACACGGTGTGGCTGTGCGATGCCGGTGAGGTGATGGGCCTCGGCGAACCGCCGGAAGCGGCACGAAATCTGATCGAGCGGGGGGTCGATTCCCCGAGCATGGCGCGGCTGTTCGGTGAGCGCGAGGGCGTCGGCCCACTGCCCCTGACGGTGAGGGAAGGGCGTGACTTGTTGGCGAGGAACTGGACGCTGCCTGTGGCGGGATCCGCGGGTCAGGCAGCTGAGGCCGCGGCGGGTACGGATCGTGGGACACCTGTGACGTCGCGCCCGGCGGTGGTCATCGAACTCACGGGGTTGACCCACCTGTTCGACGGGGAGCGTGGGATCAGGCCAGCCCTGTCCGGCATCGACCTGACCGTCCGCGAGGGGGAATTCGTCGCGGTACTCGGTGAGAACGGTGCGGGCAAGTCCACCCTGCTCAGGGTGATGGCCGGCCTCACCAAGCCGTCGCAGGGCCGTGTCCGGGTGGCTGAGGGCGACGGCGGCCGCGGGTTTTCGGGCGTTGCCTGGCTGTCGCAAAACCCGAACGATCACCTGACGGCCGACACCGTCCGCGAGGAGGTCGCCGCCAGTATTGACGTGCCCGGCAGCCGGCCCGGCGGGCGGGTGGAGCGCGTGCTGGACACACTCGGACTCACGCGGTTACTTGACTGCAATCCAAGGGACCTGAGCTCGGGCGAGCGCGAGAGGGCCGCGATTGCAGCCACGATCGCGCGGTCCCCGCGACTCTTGCTTCTCGACGAGCCGACGCGGGGAATGGACCGCGGCGCGAGGCAGGCGCTGCTGTCTCTTCTGAGGGACGCGATTACCGGGGGCGCGTCGGCGGTAATGGTTACCCACGACGTGGACATGGCGGCGGAGTGCGCCTCGCGCGTGATCGTGATGTCCGGCGGGAGGATCGTGGCAGATGGCCCGCCGCGGATGGTCCTCGACGGCGCCCTGTTCTACTCGCCCCAGGTGAACAGGCTGTTCAGGCACTGGGTGGACGGCGTCATCTCGTACGGCGAGGCGCTGGCCCTGTTGGGGGAGGGATGGAGGTCTTGA
- a CDS encoding DUF4430 domain-containing protein, translating into MKDISTRRSVLRRYIIITVLSVMATMPVACGTPRRQAPAGPPSPVAEANNPASAGASQQPRAPADEAECELWVTRDFGSFVIKRVTAPFSDGESVMEVLKRHCRVETAYGGGFVRSLDGLASTRGRAAGGGDWFYYVDGVLAGRGALETSAPAGGVVWWDYHAWSYGGGQFLAVVGAWPRPFTGKSTILHTAGGAKAAQTIASALKDAGGPSPGRATDLATTVSEYDGGPLAERSTPTMLVGVAGKLLESEWVAGLFRNAWRAGMPGTIRAPGHDGGLVGLDAAGKEVARWAEGSGLIVATASYMGDGNPLWIVAGWDEQGLNRAAEALAGGLRSDSPLRYAFAVAVTPTNVERLPLGAGRGRN; encoded by the coding sequence ATGAAGGACATCTCCACGCGGCGATCTGTTCTCCGCCGCTACATCATAATCACGGTGCTGTCCGTGATGGCGACAATGCCGGTGGCCTGCGGGACCCCCCGACGGCAGGCCCCGGCTGGGCCGCCATCCCCGGTGGCGGAGGCCAACAACCCGGCGTCCGCCGGCGCGAGCCAACAACCCCGCGCCCCGGCCGACGAAGCAGAGTGCGAATTGTGGGTAACGCGGGACTTCGGGAGTTTCGTAATCAAGCGCGTTACCGCGCCGTTCAGCGACGGGGAATCCGTGATGGAAGTGCTCAAGCGGCACTGCCGGGTTGAAACCGCCTACGGCGGGGGCTTCGTGAGATCGCTGGACGGGCTGGCCTCTACCCGGGGGCGCGCGGCAGGTGGGGGAGACTGGTTCTATTACGTTGATGGAGTACTCGCCGGCAGGGGAGCGCTGGAGACGTCGGCTCCCGCCGGTGGGGTTGTGTGGTGGGATTATCACGCGTGGTCGTACGGTGGCGGGCAGTTCCTGGCAGTGGTAGGCGCGTGGCCCAGGCCGTTCACCGGGAAAAGCACGATCCTGCACACCGCGGGGGGAGCCAAGGCCGCGCAGACGATAGCCTCGGCTCTCAAAGACGCGGGTGGTCCTTCGCCGGGACGGGCGACTGATCTCGCTACCACCGTCTCCGAGTATGACGGCGGTCCACTTGCGGAAAGGTCGACCCCCACCATGCTCGTCGGGGTCGCCGGTAAACTGCTCGAGTCCGAATGGGTCGCGGGGCTCTTCCGCAATGCGTGGCGTGCGGGGATGCCGGGGACTATCCGCGCGCCCGGCCACGACGGGGGGCTCGTGGGCCTGGACGCTGCGGGGAAGGAAGTCGCCAGGTGGGCTGAGGGGTCGGGATTGATCGTGGCGACGGCGTCGTACATGGGTGACGGAAACCCGCTGTGGATCGTAGCCGGCTGGGATGAGCAAGGCCTCAACAGGGCCGCGGAGGCGCTCGCGGGGGGCCTGCGCAGCGATTCGCCACTCAGGTATGCGTTCGCGGTTGCCGTGACCCCCACGAACGTCGAACGCCTTCCACTCGGGGCCGGACGGGGGAGGAACTGA